The region TCATTTAAAACAAGGCTAAACAGAGTCTTTACAGCTTCTCAAACAAAAAATTGATTTATGTTTTTGCAGTTTGTACTTTTGCCTTTATGAATGATAATTTTACAAATGAGTATTTCGGGATAGGAATACAAAATGGTAAAACGCCCGAAAACCTGGGTGTTTTATGGCGATCTGCTCAAAACTTAGGAGCCACTTTTATATTTACCATTGGTAATCGATACGCAAAACAGGCTTGTTATACACACGATGCTGTAAAAGCAATTCCTTATTTTCATTACGAAACTTTCGAAGCTTTTTTTGAAAATCTACCAAAAGGAGCTCGATTAGTTGGTGTTGAACTAACTGATAAAGCTGTAGATCTGGAAACTTTTGAACATCCCAGACGTTGTGTTTATCTGTTGGGAGCAGAAGATCACGGCCTGTCTAAAAAATCTATGGAAAAATGCCATCATTTAGTAAAATTTAAATCGGTAAAAAGTTTAAATGTGGCTGTTGCAGGAACTATTATTATGTATGATCGAAATTTACCTAAACCACGCTCTTAAAATTAATCCATTTATACGTAAATCTAGCACTGTTTTTATTCTTTGGTAAGAAACAATTTCCTATTTTAGTGGCACTTACTAAAACCTTACCAAGACTAAACTTCAATGCATTTTTTCAAGAAAAATTCCCATTATACTTTAATCCTTTTTTTACTTTGTAATCTGGCCGCATATTGCCAGCAGAACTACAATTTTAGTCATTATCTTGTTGAAGACGGGCTTCCGCACAATATCATCAACCATATCATTCAGGATAAAAAAGGATTTATGTGGTTTGCCACTACTAACGGCCTAAGCAAATACAACGGATATCGTTTCAAAAACTATAAAACCGAAGCTACGGATAAAGTTTTGATGAAAAATAACCGTATCGACTGGATTATTGAAGATGCCTATGGCAAGATTTGGATGCGTACCTTATCCAACAAAAATAAAGTCTATTGTTTTGACCCCGCTTTAAACGAATTTTGGGGAGCCGAACTGATACCGGAAGTGATAAAAAACAATATAGAAATTACCCAAATAATTCCTCAAAAATCGGGTGTAGTATGGCTCATTACAAAAAACAATGGCTGTATTGCTATAACGAGCAATAGTTATTCCTATCAAATTTTTAGCAAAGAAAATGGAAAATTAAACAGTAATAAAGTTATCACTGTTTTTGAAGACCGTTCTAAAAATAGCTGGATTTTAACTGATCGTGGTATTATGCAGCTTAAAACAAATAAATTACTAACTAATCCAATATCACTTTTTCGAACAAATGAACAGACAAAAGCATTCTACACTGCGCTCGAACTGGAGGACGAAATATGGTTTGGAGGAGCCGACAGAAATTTACTCCAATACACAAAAGGCACACAAAACTATAGAACTCATCAATTAGGTTTAAATGGTGAAATTATTATTCTAAAGAAAATAGATAATAGTACAGTTGTCGCCATAACCGAGCAAGCAGAGTTTTGTTTAATAAATATTTTTACAGGACAAACGACTAAATTTAAAACTTCTGAAGTGTCAAATCTGGCACATAAGAAAATCAATGTTATAAGCCTTGCTCAGGATTTGTTATGGTTTACTTGTAATGATGAGGCCGGTATTTATGCTGTCAATATAAAAAGTAAAAAAGTAAGTTATTTTCCTGCGGGAACTGAAGAAACGGGATCAAGTCAATTTTCTGTAAAAGCGTCTGTACTGACTAATACGAAAGGAGAAATCTGGGTTCAGCCTAATAATGGTAGTTTTTCAAAATATGATCCAGCTACTAATCGCTTAATTCCATTTGAAACCACGTCCTACTTTCCTAAGGGGAATTTCAGTAATAAATTTCATATCGCCTACTTTGACAGACAAGGTAATTTGTGGTACAATACACAAACAGCTGGAATTATAAAAGTTACTTTTAGTCAAAATAATTTTAAAGCTTTAAAAATTGAAAATCCTCAAATAAAACTAGGTATCAAAGATGTTCGTGCTGTATTTCAGGATAAAAATGAAAACATTTGGGTTGCCAATAAACAAAACCAACTTATTCTTTTTGATCAAAACTTTAAAAAACTTGGATGTATATCATCAGATGGCAAATTGGTTCCTCAGGCTGTCTGGAAAAAACCAATTTACAGTATTATTCAGGATAAAGAATCTGTAATATGGATTGGTACACGTGGAGACGGACTTTACAAATTTACTTCAAAAGATCAAAGTTACAGCTATCAGGTACAGCAATTCAAAAATATAGAAAATAATCCTAACAGCTTAAGCAATGATAATATCTATACCATTTTTGAAGATCAGTCCAAGCGTTTATGGGTAGGTACTTTAACCGGATTAAACTTAATTCGAAAACACGGAAACACTTTAGATTTTATCAATCAAAATGGGAGATTAAAGAACACGCTTCTTGAAAAACATTTACACATTCGCTGTATCAAACAGGATAAACAAGGAATATTATACATTGGTTCTACAACCGGTTTATTGGTTGCAGATGGCAAAAAAAGGTTTCCGGAACTTGTTTCTTCTATTAAAATTTATGAAAAAACACAGCAGGAAACAGCTTGTCCAAAGAGTAACGATATCATAGATTTCTGTATGACTAAAAACGGTCAGGCTTTTATTGCAACTGCTGATGGAGGAATTAGTAAAGTACTGAGCAGAGAACTAAACGGATATCCAAAGGAATTTAAACATTACACACAAAAAGAAGGACTTCCTTCCAATAATATTTTATCATTATTAGAAGATAATGATCAGAATTTATGGATCACAACCGACTATATTTTAACCCGTTTTAATCCGCGTGCTGAACTCTTTGAAGTTTACTCGGAAGTAAAACCAATTTTAACCTTTAATAATTTTACTGAAGCAACAAGAATTAAATTGCAAAGTGGTGAATTGCTATTTGGCTATGCTGAAGGATTATTACATTTTTTTCCAAATAATATAAAATCAAACAATACTGTACCTACATTAGCCTTAACCGATTTTCAGGTTTACAACCAGAATAATAATGCCCCTTTTAATTTATCGTATTCAATAGACAGTAATTCCGTAATAGAATTAAAGCACAATCAGAACTTTTTTAATATAGAATTTGCTGCTCTGGATTATATCAATCCTGAAAATATCAAATATGCTTATAAATTGGAAGGCTTTGATGAAAATTGGAATTATACCAATGAACAGCATGCTGCTTTTTACACCAACGTTCCTAAAGGAAATTACATTTTCAAAGTAAAATCGACCAACAGTCAGGGCAACTGGGTAAACAATGAACGCCAAATAAACATCACTGTTTTACCTGCAATATGGAACACTTGGATTGCCTACATTATATACTGCATGCTGGTGTTGGGTATTATTTGGGGAATTAATTATGTAGTACTGACCATGTACCGATTAAAAACCAATACCAAAATGGAAAAGGACATTTTTGAAATGAAGAATAAATTTTTTATCGATATTTCGCATGAATTACGCACTCCTCTTACTTTGATTACTGGTCCTGTTGATTATCTTATTAATGATTCCGGAACTTCTGAAGTAGTAAAAAAACAATTAACTTATGTTTCTCAAAACACCAATCGACTGCAACGATTGGTTAATCAGATACTGGATTTCAGAAAGATACAGGATCAAAAACTACAAATCTCAGAAATCAATCTTACTGTATTTGCCAATGACATATTTAATAATTTCCTGGAAACCGCACAAGAACGAAATATAACTT is a window of Flavobacterium crocinum DNA encoding:
- a CDS encoding RNA methyltransferase translates to MNDNFTNEYFGIGIQNGKTPENLGVLWRSAQNLGATFIFTIGNRYAKQACYTHDAVKAIPYFHYETFEAFFENLPKGARLVGVELTDKAVDLETFEHPRRCVYLLGAEDHGLSKKSMEKCHHLVKFKSVKSLNVAVAGTIIMYDRNLPKPRS
- a CDS encoding hybrid sensor histidine kinase/response regulator transcription factor: MHFFKKNSHYTLILFLLCNLAAYCQQNYNFSHYLVEDGLPHNIINHIIQDKKGFMWFATTNGLSKYNGYRFKNYKTEATDKVLMKNNRIDWIIEDAYGKIWMRTLSNKNKVYCFDPALNEFWGAELIPEVIKNNIEITQIIPQKSGVVWLITKNNGCIAITSNSYSYQIFSKENGKLNSNKVITVFEDRSKNSWILTDRGIMQLKTNKLLTNPISLFRTNEQTKAFYTALELEDEIWFGGADRNLLQYTKGTQNYRTHQLGLNGEIIILKKIDNSTVVAITEQAEFCLINIFTGQTTKFKTSEVSNLAHKKINVISLAQDLLWFTCNDEAGIYAVNIKSKKVSYFPAGTEETGSSQFSVKASVLTNTKGEIWVQPNNGSFSKYDPATNRLIPFETTSYFPKGNFSNKFHIAYFDRQGNLWYNTQTAGIIKVTFSQNNFKALKIENPQIKLGIKDVRAVFQDKNENIWVANKQNQLILFDQNFKKLGCISSDGKLVPQAVWKKPIYSIIQDKESVIWIGTRGDGLYKFTSKDQSYSYQVQQFKNIENNPNSLSNDNIYTIFEDQSKRLWVGTLTGLNLIRKHGNTLDFINQNGRLKNTLLEKHLHIRCIKQDKQGILYIGSTTGLLVADGKKRFPELVSSIKIYEKTQQETACPKSNDIIDFCMTKNGQAFIATADGGISKVLSRELNGYPKEFKHYTQKEGLPSNNILSLLEDNDQNLWITTDYILTRFNPRAELFEVYSEVKPILTFNNFTEATRIKLQSGELLFGYAEGLLHFFPNNIKSNNTVPTLALTDFQVYNQNNNAPFNLSYSIDSNSVIELKHNQNFFNIEFAALDYINPENIKYAYKLEGFDENWNYTNEQHAAFYTNVPKGNYIFKVKSTNSQGNWVNNERQINITVLPAIWNTWIAYIIYCMLVLGIIWGINYVVLTMYRLKTNTKMEKDIFEMKNKFFIDISHELRTPLTLITGPVDYLINDSGTSEVVKKQLTYVSQNTNRLQRLVNQILDFRKIQDQKLQISEINLTVFANDIFNNFLETAQERNITYLFEVEGEDIRLWADKNALEKILMNLLSNAFKYTPDGKSITLKITKTSNQLQLQVIDSGLGIQEDFQSRIFNRFSSYNTNSNNPSTGIGLSMVKELAEQHHAEITFSSKANEGSTFTLNFKTGYDHFNEDVEIINEEPTEVTEPITDENTITQKNEKVRVLVVEDDLNLRTFIKNVLEEDYEVIEAEDGEEGYQKIVENTPDFVISDIMMPKLSGVDLLKKIRNNIETSHVPVVLLTAKTTIESQLEGMNYGADDYITKPFSVSYLRARIVNLLEQRKRLQSIFENYDKNTDKEETLPKENYEPKPHLVSDKDEEMMRKIMDCIEENIDNNEFSVEVLGSTVGLNRTTLYYKIKSLTGYSPVEFIRDIRIKRAAQLLSDSQLLIKEIADMTGFSDMKYFTKSFKNKYGDTPTEYRQKHKA